The nucleotide window CCGCCGAGGGCAATCAGGTGAGATCCACGATGATGATCCGCGCCAAGCAGCCTGCACAGACACCACTAACGCCATGAGTTTGAGCCTCAATGGCGTTTCCCTCAGCCTGGGAGGTCGTCCACTGGTGAGAAATCTCACCCTCAGCCTGGAACCAGGTGAAGTGATTGGTCTACTTGGCCCCAATGGTGCCGGAAAAACGACCAGTTTCAATCTTGTGATCGGTCTCCTCCGGCCGGACAGTGGGGAGGTCCTACTGGATGGTCATCCCGTCGCCAGCCTCTCCATGCCCAAGCGTGCTCGGCTTGGCATCGGTTATCTCCCCCAGGAACCCAGCGTCTTTCGCCAGCTCACGGTGCGGGAAAATTTGCAATTGGTGCTTGATCAAAGCGGACTCGCCCGATCCCAGTCCAGGGAGCGTCTTCAGCAGTTGATCCGTGACTTTCATCTTGAGCCGTTTCTTAATCGTCGCGGCTATCAACTGTCAGGAGGTGAGCGGCGCCGATGCGAGGTTGCTCGTGCTTTGGCCGTAGGTCTGGAAGGCCCCCGTTACCTGCTCCTCGATGAACCCTTCGCTGGAGTGGACCCTTTGGCCGTTGCCGACCTTCAGCAACTCATCCATTCGTTGCGGCAACGCGGCATGGGGATATTGATCACCGATCACAACGTCCGTGAAACCCTGGCGATCACAGATCGTGCCTACATCCTCACTGATGGCAGCATCCTGGCTTCCGGTCTCTCTGAGCAGGTCGCTCATGACCCGTTGGTGCGGCGCCACTATCTCGGCGAGGGATTTCAACTGTGATCGAATCCATGAAGTC belongs to Synechococcus sp. WH 7805 and includes:
- the lptB gene encoding LPS export ABC transporter ATP-binding protein, which codes for MSLSLNGVSLSLGGRPLVRNLTLSLEPGEVIGLLGPNGAGKTTSFNLVIGLLRPDSGEVLLDGHPVASLSMPKRARLGIGYLPQEPSVFRQLTVRENLQLVLDQSGLARSQSRERLQQLIRDFHLEPFLNRRGYQLSGGERRRCEVARALAVGLEGPRYLLLDEPFAGVDPLAVADLQQLIHSLRQRGMGILITDHNVRETLAITDRAYILTDGSILASGLSEQVAHDPLVRRHYLGEGFQL